CTGCAAAGGCagataatatataatattatattatatagAATGGTTATTCCCATTTGAATACAAAAACAATCAGACACCAATGATCTGGGTTTTATGCAAATGTACAGGTGATAACAAGaccataaataattaaatactaTTCTGCATAAATAGCAATAAAGCAGCAAATGAAGGCAATTGTCACCTGCTTGTTCAAAGCCTTGTGGACTTCTTGCAATCCCATGATTTCTATTATTGCAATCTCACCAGAGTTGCAAGTTCAGCTGACTGTTAAAGTTTAGGCCCAGTAAAATCTTATTCATGTGCACACTGTAGGAAATGTACTCTTATAGATAGCTCACAACCCTTTGCCTGATTAAaaggaaatcccaaaaaacctcaGGAAACAAGTTCAGAATACTAGCATATGCTCTAATCCATTTTCTAGTTATAAAGGCTTCTTTATTACTGTTTTTGGCTGACAACACTTGAGATAGCATGTTTATCATCATTCTGAAAACACTTGAGAGAGAACAATGTGggtgcattttttatttcagttttaacttctttatttcattgctgTACAGCTGCATTACACTTGGCTTTAGTCCCTCAAGCATTATTTTCCTTGGCAAAACAGTCACTGAACTGAGTAGAACTTACTATTGGAAAAATATGCTTGAAAAACCAGTGTGATGTCAAATGTCACAAATGTGCCTGTAGCTGAAATACAGAgctcctcttcttcttttttttttttttttttttttttttttttttttttttttttgtctgagcTAAGAATATTGTAAGTCTTAGGTTGTGAAGTCAACTGTAAAAATCATAGAGTAGCCTTCTGAAGCTGAATGTGTGCTTCCCCCCCTTCATGAACAAATATTTGGAGATCAATTACACAAAACTGGATGTAGGATAATTCCATAGGAAACAAATGACTGCATGGCTCCACTTCCAGTCTTGCCTGCATTAACTGTAGCCATCTCTAAGGAGTTGGGCTACAGGCTTCTCAGAGAAAAGATAGAACCCGACTTTGTAAAACATCTTTaatattcaaatatataaataagcACTACTGAAGGATAATCCAGAAGACTGCAGTGATTCATTACGAACAGAGGCTATAAACTGGAACAGTAACATTGCTAGGTAAGGAAGAAGCAAGCTATTTTAAGAGCCTTGAAAATATCTTCTAGTTCTTCAGACAGATCATGCTGCTATagttattttataaaaaattatattctgaaAAGCACTTTAGTAAAAGAAACCTTTTACTGGGACTATTATTTAACCAAGACCTTCTACAGCACTAAAACACACTGCAATTGAGTTCCTGATACAGTTTTAAGAATGGGAGGGGCGAAATAAGAGCAAAAAAACCCTACCATACCTGCACCAGGAGCTATTTATTAGCATAACACTCTTCCTTTTAAAGATTTTGTAACAACTGAAGTATATACAAAGTCTTACAGCATTTACACAATAAAAAAGGTTCCTATTAGCTGATGTAGTATAAGGTAGTGCTGCAATTTACTTCAAAGCATGAATACAATAATCATGAAGCAGACCACTGTACTTTCAACTTTTCCACTACCACACCACCACTGCCAGTTGAGATGACAGTTAATTAAACCACTGGGAAGACAGATTGTTGAAAGATTTGTAACAGGTTGATTCGCAGCACTTACCAtcttaaggaggaaaaaaaaaatagaaaagaaaagctaCATACTGTCATGTTTCTACACTTTCCTAGAGCTGGAACAAACTTTCACAGCCTTAGATATAACATATGCAAGACAACATAATCACATTTTTTCAGATATAGTTCAGCTACTGAGTGTATTTACTTCTGAATAGGAGGCGTTATATTGATATGGCTGTGTGTTTCCATTTTTGTTCATTAACTGTTCAAATAGgtccacaaaaaaaattaagacagcATGGAGTTTGTAGTCATGATGTGTTTTGACTAATAAAGGCATTCAATATCAGCTATAGGATCTAATTATTCCCGTCAAAAGTTTAAGACCAGGAATCTTTGAGTAAAAATCAAACCCAGAAAATCCTGTACCTGTGCCATTTTGATCTGTTGACTCCAACCTTCTTTAAACTTTTCCAACTGGTATAatataaaatcattaaaatgcTTACACCAACCCAAATGCAAGACTCATTCAGTTTATGAGAGGTCAAGCAGATTCACTAGACTACTTCTGCTGTAAAACAGAGGGAGCTTATctaggaaaaagaaacttttaCTGAACAGTGCCTTACTACAAGTAGGGATATATAGTTTAACAATGATACATAATTTAAGAACATAGCATTCTTTGCCTTTTAGAAACAGCTTTCGTGTGCCAATAATGCACTTTCTAAGAGATAAGGCTGCTTTGCCTATTGTCGTACGCCTAAACCTCATTTTTTGGCCAATCCCACATTTCTTCCCCTCAAAGGGGTTCTGTTTCAACTTAGAAACGAGTAACGTCAGTTGACAATATCTGTATTAAGACAAAAAGTGACATATATGTAAAATCCACAAGGAACCACATAAATACCAAAGAAGTCATATAACCTTTCCATGTAAACACTTTGATTATACTGAAGCCCTAATCAGATTCTTGTCTTAAACTTTTGGCAGATAACGTGTATGCTCAGCCAGGCTTTGTAGTTAGTTATTGTTCAAGTGGAAGCCAGGTCAGCTCACATGTTGACAGGCATGCAACTTGGAAACATTGCACAACAAGCAACACAAAGAGATTTGAGAAGGGTACAAGACTTCAAGTAGACTTCACAACCCTTCACAAACTTAATATTCACAGACAAAGATACAGTCCTTGCTTTTTTCTACGGTGTATTTCTCCCTCACACATGGGACACTTTCTGTGACTCTCTAGCTTGCTTGATGCTGTACAACCACTTGATGATTCTGGCATTCCTCTCAATGGCAGAAATGCCGTATGGCACACGGTCATTGGCACTGTCATCGTTTCTAAGGTCACTGTTGCTGTCCTGAGACTGTTCACAGTCTGAGCTAATCATGCTTGCGCTGCGAAAGTTGAGGGATATAATATCAGAGTTAGCCCTTGCAAAGTTTTCCATCCCAAGGTTTTCAAGCTCTTCAGGATCCAGTCCACAGTAGTTAAAGAATCGTTCAACATCTGCGTCAACGCGAAAGTATCTGTCGCTTAAGTCTGATTTGGATCGCTGTAGGGAGGGTCTTCTACTAACTCCGCATCCAGACTCGACTGCCTCAATCTCTGGGGATTTCAGGGTGGCAATGGCAGCGATTTTGGGCTTTGGAGGCAGAGGTGGGGCTGAACTACTGCAGGGTATTGCTTTTAAAGGCTTTGCGCTAGTTACTTTCCTAATGTCTGAAGAGCTGTGAGAGACATGCAAGAAAGTCTCTGCTGACTGATCTAGGAGCCTTCTGCTGACattggagctgctctcctgcgGGCTGCTCCGGCCCTGCGTGGGGTAAACCTTCAAGGACTCGGCGAACGAGTGCCGGTTCAGCTCCGTCGAATCGGCCCTGTGGGGTGGCCAATTTCGGGGACCGTGCTTATGCCCTGAACCCGAGCTGGAGCCTTCAGAGCTGTTGATGATGTTCTTCAAAATCTCGAGTTTCAGATTTTCTCTCTGGACTCCACTCTCGGTCTTTGCATTGTTGCTGAAGACTTTCAAGGTGGGGCTCCCCAGCGCTCGCTTGGCCGCGGGACAGACCGGCGGCTTCGCCAGCACCGCCGGCTTCACGGGCTCCTGCTTGGCATTGATGACCTCCTGGCTCTTGACATACTTGGCCTTGTCGGCTTCCAGCCTCTCCACTGCGCTCAGTCTTTTGGGATTAGGCTCTGCCTGCCTGCGAAAATAGTCAGGTCCTTTGTTCAGGATGCGGAGGGGAACGGCAGACGTGAAAGTCACGGCAGGGCTGACCGGCTTCACCATGCTACCTGTCGGTAATGTTTCTGTAGGCATGTTTGGTGGTCTTTCCCCCGCAGCCGTTTTGGATTCTTCTCTGGGATCTCCTAAACGCACGGTGCAGAAACATGTACATTAAGCACAATGAATAGCCGATGAATCCTGGGATCTGAGCGTTAGCAGCAGTGCCTCATCTCACAGCTCATTAAATAGCACTGCGTTCCTCTTTTAAAGGCAGCCTTTGTAGGGCAAGGGCACCCGACACAAGTCCCTGTTAGTCTGCTCCGCTGGCTCCTTTCTTCTGGCTGAAAGACGAGGGAGTCTGTGCGCCCCGGGAGCGGCAGGGATCTGAAAGGCAGAATAACCAACCACACGTTAGCGGCAGCGCCTGACATCAGAGCGCTAGCAACAGCCGCCCCCGGCCCTCCTCTcccgcgccgcccgccgggacgctgctgctgctgctgctggcacgggCATGCAGGCTCAGGGAGCCTGCCCAGCACCCCTCTGCACCTCACAGGATGTGGGTTGCTTGATATTTACACTCTGAGCTTGGCTTCAACAAAACTAAGCCCCACCACAATTCAGCCGTACGTTTCtaggaggagaaagggaagcagGATGAGACAATTCAGAGACTTGGACCCACCCATCTCCCAGTAAAAGAGCACTTCATATCAATATATTTGACTTGGTTAAGTTGATTTGTGAACATGTTTTGTCTCTAAcccccatttttctccttataGGCAACATGCTGTATATCTCAGCCATCAAGTGTATTTTCTTTGCTCATTAAATCATCCAGGAAACAATATGGTCCAAAAAGCAGAGAGTAAACAGAGACACGTAGAGTTTTAAATGCAACCCACATCTTTCATTTCTAATCTAATATAgaatcaataaataaaacaagaagaTGTCGCTAAACCCACCAATTCCAGTTCCTAGTCTGTTTGTACACTAGTGTCCATAGCACTGGTGCTCCAGCAATAA
The nucleotide sequence above comes from Oenanthe melanoleuca isolate GR-GAL-2019-014 chromosome 2, OMel1.0, whole genome shotgun sequence. Encoded proteins:
- the FAM110B gene encoding protein FAM110B, with protein sequence MPTETLPTGSMVKPVSPAVTFTSAVPLRILNKGPDYFRRQAEPNPKRLSAVERLEADKAKYVKSQEVINAKQEPVKPAVLAKPPVCPAAKRALGSPTLKVFSNNAKTESGVQRENLKLEILKNIINSSEGSSSGSGHKHGPRNWPPHRADSTELNRHSFAESLKVYPTQGRSSPQESSSNVSRRLLDQSAETFLHVSHSSSDIRKVTSAKPLKAIPCSSSAPPLPPKPKIAAIATLKSPEIEAVESGCGVSRRPSLQRSKSDLSDRYFRVDADVERFFNYCGLDPEELENLGMENFARANSDIISLNFRSASMISSDCEQSQDSNSDLRNDDSANDRVPYGISAIERNARIIKWLYSIKQARESQKVSHV